The following coding sequences are from one Hyphomicrobiales bacterium window:
- a CDS encoding extracellular solute-binding protein, translated as MKVDLYNYAVKSGLTRRRFLQGSTALAGAAAFTGAGGVLKPARSFAQSDVRAEILRIPGVGMGSPTDADWQRVGELCLGPTREVVAEGEFEGVELTFMGLNNQNLHNFLFRGFLRSWEEYTGATINWIDLAQADYNARLQQSIATGTVDFDIIEMGAPFEGDTAGRGLLNEMPDWVAELIDMDDYVDYLKAPVGTWDGKTYRVSIDGDCHTFAFRTDYYESEELAQAWADAGNDSAWEQPTTWEMVNAHSKFLAGKTDPLTGLDAHGYLDPLKGWGGFGFYFLENRAAPYVKHPDDPAWLFDPETMAPRVNNPGWVQAIQDVMDLIATPGAYPADQINADPGTTAFQQFLAGTGAMLNWWGDVGSNARTSDSSVVGDVVGFDINPGTSRVYNSVAGAWEDTPNVSPNNAYIGWGIYVTNRVEGDDLKRKAAWSAAAHLGGKDLSLWASAYPSGFQPYRNSHFQFDEWEAAGYDRPFVEDYLGSNLDSYNHPNAAIEPRIPGIFQYYSVAEDELAKGFAGEYGSAQETADAIAAAWERITDQIGRESQIALYRASLGL; from the coding sequence ATGAAAGTGGATCTTTACAACTATGCCGTGAAAAGCGGTCTGACGCGGCGACGCTTCCTTCAGGGTTCCACCGCCTTGGCCGGGGCTGCTGCGTTCACTGGCGCAGGCGGCGTTTTGAAGCCAGCCAGGTCTTTTGCGCAGTCGGATGTTCGCGCCGAAATTTTGCGCATCCCAGGCGTCGGCATGGGCTCTCCCACGGATGCTGATTGGCAGCGCGTTGGCGAGCTTTGCCTTGGGCCGACCCGCGAAGTCGTTGCCGAAGGCGAGTTCGAAGGCGTTGAGCTGACCTTTATGGGTCTCAACAACCAGAACCTCCACAACTTCTTGTTCCGTGGTTTCTTGCGCTCCTGGGAAGAGTACACAGGCGCGACAATCAATTGGATCGATCTTGCGCAAGCCGACTACAACGCCCGCCTGCAGCAATCGATTGCCACCGGCACCGTTGATTTTGATATTATCGAGATGGGCGCCCCATTCGAAGGTGACACCGCCGGTCGCGGCCTTCTCAACGAGATGCCCGATTGGGTCGCAGAGCTCATCGATATGGATGACTATGTGGACTATCTCAAAGCGCCAGTCGGCACCTGGGATGGCAAGACCTACCGCGTCTCCATCGATGGCGACTGCCACACCTTCGCTTTCCGCACCGACTACTATGAGAGCGAGGAACTGGCGCAGGCTTGGGCCGACGCCGGCAATGACAGCGCGTGGGAACAGCCAACGACCTGGGAGATGGTCAACGCGCACTCCAAGTTCCTGGCCGGCAAAACTGATCCACTGACCGGCCTAGACGCCCACGGTTATCTCGACCCGCTGAAGGGTTGGGGCGGCTTCGGATTCTACTTCCTGGAAAACCGTGCCGCGCCGTACGTGAAGCATCCCGATGATCCGGCTTGGCTGTTCGATCCAGAAACCATGGCGCCACGCGTCAACAATCCTGGCTGGGTGCAGGCCATTCAGGATGTCATGGATCTTATCGCAACGCCGGGTGCCTATCCGGCTGATCAGATCAATGCCGATCCCGGCACGACGGCCTTCCAGCAGTTCCTGGCTGGAACCGGTGCGATGCTCAACTGGTGGGGCGATGTGGGCTCGAATGCACGCACATCGGACTCGTCCGTCGTCGGTGATGTGGTCGGCTTCGACATCAACCCCGGGACCTCACGGGTCTACAACTCGGTGGCCGGCGCTTGGGAAGACACGCCGAACGTCTCGCCGAACAACGCCTATATCGGCTGGGGCATTTATGTGACCAACCGCGTGGAAGGCGATGATCTGAAGCGCAAGGCTGCCTGGTCGGCGGCTGCGCATCTGGGTGGCAAGGATCTGTCGCTCTGGGCGTCGGCTTACCCATCGGGCTTCCAGCCTTACCGCAACTCACATTTCCAGTTCGATGAGTGGGAAGCGGCCGGGTATGACCGTCCATTTGTGGAGGACTATCTTGGTTCCAACCTTGATAGCTACAATCACCCGAATGCGGCCATTGAGCCCCGGATCCCGGGGATCTTCCAGTACTACTCGGTGGCCGAAGACGAGCTGGCAAAAGGCTTTGCTGGCGAGTACGGATCGGCTCAGGAAACGGCGGATGCCATCGCCGCGGCCTGGGAGCGGATCACCGATCAGATCGGGCGCGAAAGCCAAATCGCGCTCTACCGAGCCTCCCTCGGCCTTTAG